The sequence CGGCGGCCGCTGGCGCGCGAGCCGGCTCTTTCTCCGCGCCGGCCTTCTGCGCCTCCAGGTAGCGCACGACGTCCTTGCGTGTGATCCGGCCGAAGAGGCCCGTGCCCGTAATCCGGCTCAGGTCGACACCATGCTCGCGCGCGAGGTTCAGGACCGCCGGGGAATAGCGCGTCGCGCGGCTGCCGTTGCCCGATGGCCCACCCACCTCCGCACGCGGCGCCATGCCGCGCGGGGCGCCCGCGGCCGCAGGCGCTGGCTCGGGGGCCGAGCTCCGGGCCGCCGGGCCGGGCCTGTCCGCCGCTACCCCGGACGTCTCGATGTAAGCCAGCGGCTCTTCGACCTTGACCTTGTCGCCTTCCTGGACGACGATCCTCAGCTTTCCGGCCCAGGGCGAGGGTATCTCGACGTTCACCTTCTCCGTCTCGACCTCCACCACCGGCTCATCGACCTCGACGTCGCTGCCGTCTTCCTTCAGCCACTTGAGGACTGTGCCTTCGGTGACGCTTTCACCGACCTTCGGCATGATCAGCGCTTCTTCAGCCATGTCCCGCTCCGGCCGCTCAGTACGCGGCCAGTTCCCGCATGGCCGCTGCGATCTTCTCGGCGTTGGGGAGGCAATGCTCCTCCAGCCCGCGGTTATAGGGGAAGGCCGGCACGTCCGGCGCCGCCAGGCGTGTGATCGGGCCGTCCAGGCTCTCGAACGCCTCCTGCGCGATCAGGGCCGCGACCTCGGCGCCGGCGCCGCACGTGATGTTGTCCTCGTGCACGATGAGGATCTTTCCCGTCTGTCGCGCCCGGTCGAGGATTGTCTCCCTGTCCAGCGGGGCCAGCGTGCGCAGGTCGACCACGCAGGCCTCGATGCCCTCGGCACTCAACGTCTCCGCCGCCTGGAGCGCTTCGTGCACCATGAACCCGTAGGTAAACACCGTCAGGTCGTCACCCTCGCGCCGCACCTCCGCCGGACCAATCGGCACCAGGTAGTCGCCCTCCGGGACTTCGTCCTTGACCAGCCGGTAGGCGCGCTTGTGCTCGAAATAGAGCACCGGGTCCTCGTCCCGGATCGCGCTGCGCAGCAGTCCTGCGGCATCGGCGGCCGTAGACGGCACCACGACCTTCAAGCCTGGCACGTGCATGAAGAAGGCCTCCACCGACTGCGAGTGGTAGAGCGCGCCAGAGATACCGCCCCCGAAGGGCGCCCGCACGACAATCGGGCAGCCCCACCCTCCGTTGGACCGATACCGGATGCGGGCCGCTTCGCTCACCAGCTGGTTCATCGCCGGGAAGATGAAGTCCGCGAACTGTATCTCCGCCACCGGCCGCATGCCGTTGAACGCCGCCCCGATCGCCACTCCGACGATGCTCGACTCCGCCAGCGGCATGTCGATGACCCGCCGGGCGCCGTACTTCGCTGCCAGCCCTTCCGTGATGCGGAAGACACCCTGCTGCACGTCCTCTCCCAGGACGAAGACGCGCTCGTCCGCACCCATCTCCTGGTCGAGCGCGTCGTGAATGGCCTCCGCGTACTGCTTCAGGGTCATCGCGCGCCGCCCCCGCCCGCGCTCTCCGGCTCGAAGAACACGTGCCGGTAGACGGACTCTGGCTCCGGCTCGGGCTGGGCCTCGGCATAGGCAAGCGCATCGCGCACTTCGGCCTCCGCCCGCGCCTTGTACTCCTCCGCCTCGGCGCTGGTGAGCAGGCCGTGCTCCTCGAGGTAGAGGCGGTGCCTGTCGAGAGGGTCGCGCTTGATCCACTCCGCCAGCTCCTCGCGCGTGCGATAGCGCCGGTCGTCGTCCGAGCTCGAGTGAGGCACCAGGCGGTAGGTCTTCGCTTCGATCAGCACCGGCCCTCGGCCGCGGCGGCAGTCTTCGACCGCCATCCGCGTCGTCTGGTACACGGCCGTCACGTCGTTGCCGTCCACGGTGTGCCCGCGCAAGCCGTAGCCGCGCGCCCGGTCGGCGACGTTCTTGATCGGCATCTCCTTCTCCGCCGACTCCGTAATCGCGTAGCCGTTGTTCTCGCAGAAAAAGATGCACGGCAGCTTGTGTATGGCCGCGAAGTTGAGGCCTTCGTGAAAGTCGCCCTGACTCGTCGCCCCCTCGCCGAAATATGCGATCGTCACGTCGTCCTCGCCGCGCATCTTCGACGCGAGCGCGATCCCGGCGGCATGCGGCATCTGAGTGCCGACGGGGCTGCCCCGCGTGATTATCCGTAACCTCGGGTAGCTCCAGTGGTTCGGCATCTGGCGGCCGCCGGAGTTCGGGTCGTCGGCCCGGGCCAGGAAGTGCAGCATGATCTCGCGCGCGCTCATGCCCAGCGCCAGCACGACGCCCACGTCGCGGTAGTAGGGCAGCACCCAATCCTTGCCGGGCCGCAGCGCGTACGCGCTCCCCACCTGGCAGGCCTCATGGCCCTGGCCCGTTACGGCGAAAGCTGCCCGGCCCTGGCGGTTGAGGATCATCATCCGGTCGTTCAGTTGCCGCGACACCAGCATGTGGTAGTACATGTCGCGCAACTGGGCGTCCGTGAGGCCGACGTGAGCGGCGACGCCCTCCGACCGGGGAGGAGTGCGGACCATGGGGTCCTCCGTCCCGAGCGAGGCCCGGCGGGCCATCCGATCCGATTATAGGCCGGTGTCATGCGGCCCGATTACATGATCGGCCGCGGCGTCGTGAAAACCGCATAGCGAACGCCTTCCCGGGGCCGGCGGGCGCTGGCAGGAGGTACGAGACTCCGCCAGGGGCGGCGTCTGATGTCCCGCAAGCGTGCCCGCAGCTGCCGTGCGCTATCATCTCGGCTGCACGGGACGGGAGGGTGATATGACCGACGTCGCCGCTTACATCGACAGCCACCTCGATGAAGCCATCGAGCGCCTGCGCCGATACGTCGCCCTGCCCAGCGTCGCCGCCCAGGGACAGGCGATCCCGGAGACCGCGGCCTTCGTGAAGCGCCTGCTGGAGGACGCCGGCGCCACGGCGGAAGTGCTCGAAAAGGAGCCGCCCGGAAACCCGGTCGTCGTAGGCGAGATACCAGGCCGGTCGGCCTACACTCTCCTCCTCTACAACCACTACGACGTCCAGCCGCCCGAGCCGCTCGAGTTGTGGACAGCCCCGCCATTCGAAATGCGGCGCGACGGCGACACCCTTTACGCGCGAGGCATCAGCGATAACAAGGGCCACCTCATTTCTCGCCTCCTCGCCATCGAGGCCGTCCGGCAGGCGAACGGCGGCGCTCCGCCTGTAACCATCAAGTTCCTCGTCGAAGGAGATGAGGAGATCGGCAGCCCCAGGCTCCTCGAGTTCGTGCATTCCCACCGCGAGCGGCTCGCGGCGGACGTCTGCCTGCACGAAGGTGGCGGCGTCCACACTAGCGGTCGCCCCCTGATCAGCCTCGGCGTAAAGGGCATAGTCAGCGTCGAGCTCCGCGTGCGCACGGCCCTGCGCGACGCCCACTCCTCCCTCGGCGCCACGTATCCCAACGCCGCCTGGCGCCTGGTCTGGGCCCTCGCCAGTCTCAAGGACCCTGACGAGAACATCCTC is a genomic window of Dehalococcoidia bacterium containing:
- a CDS encoding biotin/lipoyl-containing protein gives rise to the protein MAEEALIMPKVGESVTEGTVLKWLKEDGSDVEVDEPVVEVETEKVNVEIPSPWAGKLRIVVQEGDKVKVEEPLAYIETSGVAADRPGPAARSSAPEPAPAAAGAPRGMAPRAEVGGPSGNGSRATRYSPAVLNLAREHGVDLSRITGTGLFGRITRKDVVRYLEAQKAGAEKEPARAPAAA
- a CDS encoding alpha-ketoacid dehydrogenase subunit beta, which produces MTLKQYAEAIHDALDQEMGADERVFVLGEDVQQGVFRITEGLAAKYGARRVIDMPLAESSIVGVAIGAAFNGMRPVAEIQFADFIFPAMNQLVSEAARIRYRSNGGWGCPIVVRAPFGGGISGALYHSQSVEAFFMHVPGLKVVVPSTAADAAGLLRSAIRDEDPVLYFEHKRAYRLVKDEVPEGDYLVPIGPAEVRREGDDLTVFTYGFMVHEALQAAETLSAEGIEACVVDLRTLAPLDRETILDRARQTGKILIVHEDNITCGAGAEVAALIAQEAFESLDGPITRLAAPDVPAFPYNRGLEEHCLPNAEKIAAAMRELAAY
- a CDS encoding thiamine pyrophosphate-dependent dehydrogenase E1 component subunit alpha, which produces MVRTPPRSEGVAAHVGLTDAQLRDMYYHMLVSRQLNDRMMILNRQGRAAFAVTGQGHEACQVGSAYALRPGKDWVLPYYRDVGVVLALGMSAREIMLHFLARADDPNSGGRQMPNHWSYPRLRIITRGSPVGTQMPHAAGIALASKMRGEDDVTIAYFGEGATSQGDFHEGLNFAAIHKLPCIFFCENNGYAITESAEKEMPIKNVADRARGYGLRGHTVDGNDVTAVYQTTRMAVEDCRRGRGPVLIEAKTYRLVPHSSSDDDRRYRTREELAEWIKRDPLDRHRLYLEEHGLLTSAEAEEYKARAEAEVRDALAYAEAQPEPEPESVYRHVFFEPESAGGGGAR
- a CDS encoding M20/M25/M40 family metallo-hydrolase, with product MTDVAAYIDSHLDEAIERLRRYVALPSVAAQGQAIPETAAFVKRLLEDAGATAEVLEKEPPGNPVVVGEIPGRSAYTLLLYNHYDVQPPEPLELWTAPPFEMRRDGDTLYARGISDNKGHLISRLLAIEAVRQANGGAPPVTIKFLVEGDEEIGSPRLLEFVHSHRERLAADVCLHEGGGVHTSGRPLISLGVKGIVSVELRVRTALRDAHSSLGATYPNAAWRLVWALASLKDPDENILIPGFYDKVRPPTPLEEEFLRGVPPEEEETLRRMGMKDFVRSVRGYEYQRRLAFEPTCTINGMGSGYQGPGTKTVLPAEAMAKLDFRLVPDQEPANIVARLRRHLDAQGFEDVEIAASDGEYPARSDASHPFVEVVRTAAREVYGLEPVTVPNGAGTQPLHPLMHTLGVPVASAGISNPDGRAHAPDENIRLQDFLLGTRHVAAIIQRLGDLAPRG